The following is a genomic window from Rhodoferax sp. PAMC 29310.
CAAGTTGGTGACCGTGTGTGAAGAAGCCAGCTGCCCCAATATTGGCGAGTGTTTTGGCAAGGGCACGGCCACCTTCATGATCATGGGTGACAAGTGCACCCGACGCTGCCCGTTTTGCGACGTGGGCCATGGCCGCCCGGACCCGCTGGATGTGAACGAGCCCGACAACCTGGCCAAAACCATTGCCCAGCTCAAGCTCAACTACGTGGTGATCACCAGCGTGGACCGCGACGACTTGCGTGACGGCGGTGCCGGTCACTTTGTCGATTGCATCCGCAAAACCCGCGAACTCTCGCCCAACACCCAAATTGAGGTGCTGGTGCCCGACTTCCGCGGCCGTGATGACCGTGCGCTGGAAATCCTGAAAGCCGCGCCGCCAGACGTGATGAACCACAACCTGGAAACCATTCCCCGCCTTTACAAAGAAGCGCGCCCGGGTTCGGATTACCAGTTCTCCCTGAACCTGCTCAAGAAATTCAAGGCCATGTTTCCTGACGTACCCACCAAGAGCGGCCTGATGGTGGGCTTGGGCGAGACTGACGAAGAGATTCTGGAGGTCATGCGCGACATGCGCGCCCACAACATCGAGATGCTGACCATCGGACAGTACCTCGCCCCCACCAGCTCCCACCTCACCGTGAAGCGCTACGTGCACCCCGACACCTTCAAAATGTTCGAGGCCGAGGCCTACAAGATGGGTTTCAAACACGCCGCCGTGGGCGCCATGGTGCGCTCCAGCTACCACGCCGATGTGCAGGCCAGCCACGCCATGGGCACAACTGTCGCCTGATCTGCTTCTGATTCAATAGCGGCCTGCGCTTACTGCGCGGGGGCTGGAGCCATATTTGCCTGATAAAGACTTCTTGAACCAAGGTTTGTGGTTCCAACCCCAGTCCCTGCAACCCATGGTGAATGACGCCACCTGGGAGCGCGGCCTGATGCTTTACCGCGCCAAAAAAGTGGTGGCGCTTGACATTGAACCCGTGCGCCTGCACTGGCAGCTGCTGGGCGAGGTGCAGGGCACGCAGCGCCTGCCCTACGAGGTTTCGGTGGAGATGGCGCTGATGCCCGACGGCGAGGTCGACTTCTGGGAAAGCGACTGCAATTGCCCAGTGGGCAGCCAATGCAAGCACGGTGTGGCGCTGATGCTGGAAGCCGCCGACCAGGGCTTGAAGCTGCTGGAAGAAAGCGGCATTGCCAGCGTCGTGAGCGATCTGCTCACCCCGCCGAATGCCGAACAACTGGAAGTCGCTCGCGCCGCCGCCCAAGCCCGCGCGCAGGAAGCCGCCCGCGAACAAGCCGAGGCCCAACTGCTGCGCTGGTTACAGGCGCTAGACAACGCCAGCGGCCAGCCCCAGCCCTCCCCCACCAAAGGCGCGGCGCGAGAGCGGGCCGACCAATTCTTGTACCTGCTCAGCATCATTGGCACCCACGGACCCGCGCCGCAGCTGGTGATGGAAGCGGTTATCTCCTACACCAAGCTCACCGGCGGCTGGGCCAAGCCCCGCACCATCAAAACCCCGCCCTACAAGGGCCAGCCGGTGTACGACCAGGCACTGGACGCGGATCGGCAGGTGCTGCAGCTCATGCGCGCCATGCCCGATTCGAGTCGCTTCACTTACGCCTTCAGCTCGTCCGCCACCCCCAACGGGCAGGCCGGTTTGCTGGGCCTGCAGCAGGCGGCCAGCACCGGTCGTTTGTTTTTGGACGATGGCGACAGTTGCCCAGGCGAGCCGATTCAATGGGGCCCGCCCCAGCCCCTGAACTGGCACTGGCAAGAGGTGCCCGGCCCCATTGGCACCGAGGCTGGCTGGGTGCTCAAGGCCAAGCTCAACCACCCCAGCGCCAAGCTGTGTCTGAACCACCCGCCGCTCTACCTAGACGCCGCGCATGGTTTGGTGGGCCAAGCCACCGCAGAGGGCCTCTCGGCGGCCCAGCTCGACGTACTGGTGAAATCCCCGCCGCTCAAACTCTCGGCTTTGGAGAAACACCAAGCCAGCTTGATTCAACATCTGGGCGCACTGCCATTACCGCCGGTACTGGAGGCGCTCACCACCCTCAAAGGCATTACCCCCACGGCCTGCCTGCACATTTCACCCGCACCGCCGGACAAAGTCCCCTATCTGGGCCTGCTACAGGCGCGCCTGCGCTTTGACTACGACGGCCACCGGGGCTGGTGGGCGGGCCAGGGCCACTCAGTGCTCATCACCACGCCTCAGGGGCGCGCCTTGCTGGAGCGCGACAGCGAGGCCGAGTTGGACGCCATGGCCCAACTGTTTGAGTTGGGCCTGCGCGCCCGCGAGGACTGCCTGTTTGGCATTCCGCTGGAAGGCCAGCAGCAAGACTGGCTGCAATGGGCCGACAACGGCTTTGACGTGCTGATTGAGGCTGGTTTTCGCGTCACCATGGAAGACGCCCTCAAAGGCTGGATCACCCACGCCGACAACATTGCTGTCAAGCTGGAGCCCGAGGCCGAAGAGGAAGAAACCTCGCCCTGGTTTGAGTTGTCATTGGGCATGGAGATTGGTGGCCAGCGCCACAACATTTTGCCGCTGCTGCCCAGCCTGATTGCCGCCGCCGCATCCAGCCCGCTGGACCCGGTCACGGGCCTGCCGACCATTCCACCCTATGTGTATTTGCCCTCGCCCGTGAGCGACGGTTTTGTGCGCCTGCCCACCGATGGCCTCAAGCCCTGGATGGCCGCGCTGCTGGACTTGGTGGGTGAACGCGGCCACGACTTCAACGCCGAGAGCCTCAAACTCTCTCGCCTGGACGCTTTGCGCACTGGCGCCGCCCTCGGTGAAGGCGCGCAGTGGGAAGGCGCCCAGTCTTTAAGCGCCATGGTGCAGCAACTCAGCGGGCGCGAAGAACTGCCGCATGTGCCGCCCCCGGCCAACCTGCAGGCCAGCCTGCGCCCCTACCAGCAACAAGGCCTGAACTGGCTGCAGTTCTTGAGTGCGCACGGTCTGGGCGGCATCTTGGCGGACGACATGGGTCTGGGCAAAACGCTGCAAACGCTGGCCCACATTCAAGTCGAGAAAAACGCCGGGCGCCTCACCCACCCGGCCCTCATCGTGGCGCCGGTGAGCCTCATGGGCAACTGGCGCAAGGAGGCCGAGCGCTTCTGCCCGGAACTGCGCTGTGTGGTGTTGCACGGCAAAGACCGGCACGAAGCCGCCACCGGCATGGGGGAGTACGACCTGGTCATTGCGCCCTATTCGCTGTTGCAGCGCGACCGCGACCGTTGGCTGGAGGCCAAGTGGCATCTGGTGGTGCTGGACGAAGCGCAAAACATCAAAAATGCCAGCACCAACGCCGCGCAAGTGGTGGGCCAACTGCAAACCCGGCACCGCCTGTGCCTGTCGGGCACGCCCATGGAAAACCACCTGGGCGAAATCTGGAGCCTGTTCCACTTTCTCATGCCCGGTTTTCTGAGCAGCCAGGGGCGTTTTAATGAGTTGTTTCGCTACCCCATTGAGCGCCAGGGCGACCCCGAGCGTTTGATGCAACTGCGCGCCCGCATCACGCCCTTCATGCTTCGCCGCACCAAGGCACTGGTCGCCAAAGACCTGCCGCCCAAGGTCGAAACCATCATGCGGGTGGAGTTGGCCGGCCAGCAGGCTGACCTGTACGAAACCATTCGCCTGGGCATGGAAAAAACCGTGCGCGAGGCGCTGAACAGCAAGGGCCTCGCCAAGTCCCACATCACCATCCTGGACGCGCTGCTCAAGCTGCGTCAGGTCTGCTGTTCGCCAAAACTGCTGAAGCTGGAAGCGGCGCAAAAGGTCACAGCCTCGGCCAAGTTGGAGCAGCTCATGGAGATGCTGCCCGAGATGTTGGCCGAGGGGCGCAAGATTTTGCTGTTCAGCCAGTTCACCAGCATGCTCACGCTGATTGAGGCCGAGCTAAAGAAGCGCGACATCAAATGGGTCAAGCTCACCGGCCAAAGCCAGGAGCGCGACGGGCTGATCGAGCAGTTCACCAGCGGGCAGGTGCCGCTGTTCCTGATCAGCCTCAAAGCCGGCGGCGTGGGCCTGAACCTGCCGCAAGCCGACACCGTGATTCACTTCGACCCCTGGTGGAACCCCGCCGCTGAAGCCCAGGCCACCGACCGGGCCCACCGCATCGGCCAGACGCAAAGCCTGTGGGTGGTCAAGCTCGTGGCCCAGGGCACGATTGAAGAGCGCATCCTCGCCCTGCAAGAGCGCAAAGCCGCCCTGGGCGAGAGCATTTACAGTGGCTCGACGGGGCGCAAACAGCCCTTGTTCACCGAAGGCGATCTGGCGGAGCTGCTCAATCCGCTATCGAATTCATAGCTGCTCGCGCAGTCAGTACGGGGGCTATAGACCTAAAATGAACTCAACTCGCCCCATCCGGCCGTCACGACCAACAACAGCCTCTGGCTTCGTCAGGAAGGCAGGTACTCCCGGCTCCGACTTTCGCTGACCACGCCGGCGGCCATCAGGCGCTGGACCTCGGCCTCGGAACGCCCTAACTCTCCCAAGATGACCCGGGTAGAAGCGCCGTATTTTTTGAGTCAAATCGGGCTGCAGCCCGCGTGGAGAATGCGCAGACAGCTATCAACTCAGGAGTATCTGGCGCACCCAATGGTTGGCACTGTACGCGCAGAAGCTGGATATAAACCCAGTATAATCAGGCACTCAGCCCACGCTGGCACTGCCCCATGCCCGCCACTGCACGCCCAACGCAAGCGCATTCTCATGCGGGTGGACAAGCCGGTGCAAAGCCCGAGCTCTACAACCCACGCCACCCCGAGCGGACTCTGCTCTACCAAACCATAGCCGAACACTTCGAGACCTGGCATGAACTCGCCAGTTGCGGCCAGTTCGACGGCCAGGGTGACAACCACACGCCCAAGCCCTTTGTGCGTCAGGCCTTTCGCAAATACCTCGAATGCGGCATCTTTGCCCACGGCTTTGCCAGGGCGTGGTGTGATGATTGTGGACACGACTACTTTGTCGCCTATTCCTGCAAAGGCCGGGGCGCCTGCCCCTCGTGCAACACGCTTGCGCTGTGGAGACAGCGGCGCATCTGACGGACCACGTCTTTCCCCGCCTGCCGGTGCGCCAGTGGGTGCTCTCGGTACCAAAGCGGCTACGCTACTTCATGCAGCGTGACGGGGCAGTGCTGGGCATGGTGCTGCGCATTTTCTTGCGGGTCATAGCGCAAAGCCTGCAGGACCATAGCCCTGGTGCGGCAAGTGTGGACAAGGCGACGCTGCAGATTGGCGCAGTCGCCTTCATCCATCGCTTCGGCTCCAGTCTGAACGGGCATGTGCACTTCCACGTCTGTGTGGTCGATGGCGTGTTTGAGGAAGTGGCGGTGGCGGTGGAGGGTGAGGCCGATGCCCAATCCTCGCCGCCGGGCATCGTCTTTCACCCGGCCAGTGCTATCGATGAGACCGCTGTGGCCCAAGTGCAGACCGATTTTCGCCGACGCATTCTGCGCGCCTTCGTGGGTCGGGGCCTGCTGGAGAGTTGTGACGCCAAAGAGATGCAGGGCTACCAGCACAGCGGCTTCTCGGTTGATGCCGGTGTGCTCATCGAAGCGCACGACCGTGCAGCGCTGGTGTACCGCTGCGCCAAACAGCACAGCGAGCCTGGCTCTGACAAGCGTGGCGCCAAAGTCGACGAGCTACACCTCACGCCGCTGGAACTGATAGCCCGCATTGCGGCGCTGGTGCCACCGCCTACGAGGCAAACCGAGCCAGCCAACATGAGCAAGGGCACACCTGGAGTGACACCGCTGGGCCACGCGATGCCACCCACGCCCGAGCCTGCGCCACCAGCCAAGCGCTCACTGGCGCATTACCTGTGGGCGGTGCTGATCGCGCGTATTTACGAAGTGTTCCCGCTCTTGTGCCCGATGTGCGATGGGCAAATGCGCCTGATCGCGTTCATTACCGAGGGCACGCAGATCAGGAAGATCCTTGATCACATCGGGGTGGACTCAGAACGTCCGCACATTTCCCCGGCGCGCGGGCCACCGTTGTGGGAGGGCTGTGGGGATGCGAAGATGGATGGCGGGGCGCAAATCGAGCCAGCAGACTGGGATCTGGCAGCGCAACCGGCACCCGACTACGATGTCGATCAGCGCATCAACTGGTGAACTGGCTGGACTTGGGGTTTTGCCTGGACTTGGGGTTTTGCCAAAACGGTGACTCAGCCTCGCTGGCGGGTAGCTATGCGCCCGGCATACCCGGCGCACCGCTAATCTCTCTTGTGAACAGCGCATTTTGGCGGTGGCACGGCCTTACTGCGGGCGCGGTGCGGGTTTCTACGTGGGGCGAGGGCTTTTCCAAGGGGCGATACTTGGCCTCATGCGGTTGAATTTCCTATTCGTATCGCCCCAGGTTTCGTGGAGGCTCAAATCTCTGCGTGGATTTGGCCATGAACAAGTCAAACAAGCCGTCACCTGAAGTGCGCCAACGCACTGTACGCATGGTGCTCGAAGATCGAGGGGAATATCCCTCGCTATGGGCAACCATTGAGTCCATTGCCCCCAAGATTGGCCGTGTTCCCCAAACCTTGAAGGAATGGGTCCGCCAAGCATGAAGTTGACGCCGGAGCCCCTCCAGGTGTTACCAGCGACGAACGTGAACGGGTCAAAGCACTTGAGCGTGAAGTCAAGGAATTACGCCGAGCCAACGAAATCCTGAAGCTGGCGCGCGCTTTTTTTGCATTGGCGGAGACGGGCCGCCGACTCAAGTCTTAAAAGGCTTTGTAGACCAACATCGCGATACCTACGGGGTCGAGCCCATCTGCAAAGTTCTGCAGATTGCCCCGTCAGGCTACCGTCGCCATGGTGCCCGGCAGCCCAACCCTGAGCTGCGCTGCGTACATGCCAAGTCAGACAACACCCTCAAGCCGGGGATCCAGCGGGTATGGCAGGCCAATATGCGGGTCTACGGTGCAGATAAGGTCGCCGCAACAAGCCAGCAAAAACAAACTAATTGCTATTAATTCAGTAGTTACTTACGCACGTATTCATTGGTCTAGATGGCTAAATGATAGGTAAAAACACCCAAAATCAGGCGGGGAAGGCGTTTTTGCGATTTTTAGCCAGCTCGGCCAGCCACCAGGCCACGCAAGCCCGCGCCAGTGCAGAGGTGGTGTCTACACACTGGGCGCGCAGGGGTGACTGAACCGCATCTAACGCCAGGGGCGTTTCAGTACAGGCTAAAACCACCGCGCCTGCGCCTTGGCTTAACAGAGCCTGCACGGCTTGCTGTATCAGTTGGCCACCCCGCGCGGCCTGGCCAGCCTTGACGAGGTCAATGCCAGGCAATATCAACGAGTCTATCGTGGCGTCATCTGGCAGCAGAGCTCTGTAGCCCGCGTTTTGCAGCGGCGCATCAAAAATCTTGGCCGCTAGCGTAGCGCGGGTGGCGATGATGCCGATGGTTACGCCCGGCGCGGCCAGCTTACCTACTTCTGCGATGCTGGCCGTGACGATGCTGATGAAAGGCACGCTGCAACCTTTCACCAAATCGGCAGCCCAATAATGAGCCGTGTTGCAGGGCATGGCCAGAGCCGTTACGCCGGCGGCAATGAGCCGGTCACGCCCGGCCAGCAGCTCGGGGAGTGGGGAGCGTCCGCCAGCCAAAATAGCGGGAGGCCGTGAGGGGATGCGCGGGTCTGACTGAATCAGCAGCGGCACATGGTCTGCATCGCCTTTGGCGGGCGTGGCAGCGAGCACTTTGCTGAAAAAATCAACCGTGGCCAAGGGCCCCATGCCGCCTAAAACACCAATCATGTTGCCAGCCCCATTTAATGCGTGTCAGTGGGTCGCCATCAAGTAACCGCCTGTCAAAAATGCCAAGCCAAGCGTGACCAAAAAAATCATTGCTACAGGCCGCCAGCCAAGCTGAGTGACGTCTTTCAAAGATGTTTTCAAGCCCACGCCAGCAATGGCCAATACCAAAAACGCCTGCGACACATTAGATGCGCCAGACTGAACTGCGCTAGGCACCCAGCCTGTGCTGTTGACGAGCATCAGCACCACAAACGCGACTGTAAACCAGGGCAACAACGGTGTTTTAACGGCGCTGCCAGCATCGGCCAGGCGTTTGCGCACCACCAATGAAATAACCACCAGAACCGGCATTAAAAACGCCACCCGCATCAGCTTGGTGATGGTGGCGGCGTCGCCCGCCTGGGGCGACAAGCTGTAGCCCGCACCGACGACCTGCGCTACGTCATGAATCGTCGCGCCAATGAATTGGCCGGCCATCACCGCGTCAAAACCCAGCCACTGCGTGATAAGCGGGTAGACCACCATGGCAGCAGTTGACAACGTGGTAACGCCCACCACGGTCAGCGTGGTGTCGCGCTCCAAATGGGGGGTTTTGGGCAACACGCTGGAGATAGCCAACGCCGCCGATGCACCGCAAATAGCGGTTGCGCCACCTATCAGCACGCCCAGACTGCTTTCGACTTTGAACAGCCGTGCCAGCAGCAAGCCAAGTGCAATCGTCAGCGTGACAGCAACCATCAACGCCACCACGGTTTGCCAGCCCAGCGCCACGACATGGTCAATTGTCAGCCGCAAACCCAGCAACGCCACGCCAAGGCGCAGCACCGTGCTCGACGCAAACTGGATGCCCGCTGCGCAGCGCTTGTCTTCACTGATGAAATGCAAAGCCAGGCCGAGCAGCAGCGCAAACAACAGCATGGAGCCTTTGTAGTGGCTGCCCAAAAAAGCGGCTGCCATGGCTACGAGGGCCGTGACCAGCAGGCCGGGGATGAGCGTTTTCGCGAACGCGATGGCCGCTGGCGGCGTGAGTGTTGTCATCAGGGCAGATTTTTAAAGCGGCTTCAAACCACTGAACGCATCCATGTAGCCGTACAGTGCCACCGAGCCGCCAGTGTGCAAGAACACCACGTTCTGGCCCTTCTTGAAATGACCCTTGCGGCACAGGTCAATCAGCCCGGCCATGCCTTTGCCTGAATACACCGGGTCCAGCAAAATGCCTTCGAGACGCGCCATCATGGTCACGGCTTCAACCATACCGGGGGTCGGCACGCCATAGCCGCCGCCCACGTAGTCGCAGTTGGCCATGACGCTTTCACGGCTGACGCTGCCGGGCACGCCCAGCAGTTCAGCGGTTTTAACGGCCAGGTTGTAGACACTGGTTTCTTGCGCTTCTTTGGGTGCGCGCACGCCAATGCCAAGCACGGGAATCTGGCTACGGGTACCTTCAAGACCGACCACCAAGCCCGCTTGCGTGCCTGCACTGCCGGTGGCGTGGGTGATGCAGTCGATGCGCAAATCCTGCGTGTTGAACTGGTTGACCATCTCTAACGCGCACACCACATAGCCCAGCGCGCCAATCGGGTTAGAGCCGCCGCCAGGAATGATGTAAGGCTTTTGACCCTTGGCACGCAGCTCGTCAGCCAACTTGGCCATGGCGGCGTTCATGTCGGTTCCGCCGGGTAATTCTTGCACATTAGCGCCATACAAATGGTCAAGAAAGACGTTGCCCGACTGCTTGTAGTTTTCAACTTTGGAGCCGGTGCGGTCTTCCAGTAAAATCTCGCACTTCATGCCCATCTTGGCGGCGATAGCCACCGTTTGGCGCGCGTGGTTGGACTGGGTGGCGCCCTGCGTGATGATGGTGTCTGCGCCATGCTTGACGGCATCAGCCATTAAAAACTCCAACTTGCGGGTTTTGTTGCCGCCCGAGCCAAGGCCGGTGCAGTCGTCACGCTTGATGTACAGGTTAGGCCCGCCCAGGGCTTCGGTCATGCGAGGCATGAACTCCAGCGGCGTCGGGCCGTGGGTGATGTGAACGCGGGGGAAGTTGGTGAGTTTCATGGGGTACTTTCTGTTGTGGTTAAAATGGGTTGAAAATTAATTTGAAGTGCCAGCAATGGCCGTTGCGACGGCGACGATTTGGCCGATCAGCAGGCAGTCGGCGTCAGTCAATGACAGCGGCGTGCGCAAGTCCATCAACTGGTTTAAAACCGCCTTCGAATTGGGAATGTCTGGCTTAGCTTGCAGGTAATGCCAGTGCTCGTAATTGCTGGTGAACGCCACCGGGGTTGGCGTGCCAAACCACTTGATGTACAGGCCGCGCAAACTGCATTCTTTGAGGAATCGCTCAATCTGAGGCGGATCTAAATCAAGCGTGAACTGAATCGAGCTGGCGATGAATTCTTCCTTCGCATCGCGCGGAGGAACAGACACGTTTACGGCTTTGGTCAGCTCCCGCCCCAGCGTGCTGTAAATATGATTCCAGCGCCGCCCGCGATCAGCCAATTGGCCAATTTGTGGGCGCAGCAAGGCGGCGGCCAGATTGGACATGCGCATGCTGAAGTTGGGCGTGACGTATTTCCAGCGCTCAAACACCTCGGATACGGGCTTCAAAATATGCTGGTCGTACATCATGTAGCAGCCCGACATCAAAATAGCTTGGGCTGCGACATCGTCGTCGTCGGTGACGAGCAGGCCACCTTCGCCAGAATTGATGTGCTTGTAGGTTTGCGCGCTGTAGCAGCC
Proteins encoded in this region:
- a CDS encoding aspartate/glutamate racemase family protein, coding for MIGVLGGMGPLATVDFFSKVLAATPAKGDADHVPLLIQSDPRIPSRPPAILAGGRSPLPELLAGRDRLIAAGVTALAMPCNTAHYWAADLVKGCSVPFISIVTASIAEVGKLAAPGVTIGIIATRATLAAKIFDAPLQNAGYRALLPDDATIDSLILPGIDLVKAGQAARGGQLIQQAVQALLSQGAGAVVLACTETPLALDAVQSPLRAQCVDTTSALARACVAWWLAELAKNRKNAFPA
- the lipA gene encoding lipoyl synthase, producing the protein MSTSDTVRDTQTLENYDPSAKQKAAAKLSRIPVKVVQGEVLKKPDWIRVKAGSPSTRFYEIKETLRANKLVTVCEEASCPNIGECFGKGTATFMIMGDKCTRRCPFCDVGHGRPDPLDVNEPDNLAKTIAQLKLNYVVITSVDRDDLRDGGAGHFVDCIRKTRELSPNTQIEVLVPDFRGRDDRALEILKAAPPDVMNHNLETIPRLYKEARPGSDYQFSLNLLKKFKAMFPDVPTKSGLMVGLGETDEEILEVMRDMRAHNIEMLTIGQYLAPTSSHLTVKRYVHPDTFKMFEAEAYKMGFKHAAVGAMVRSSYHADVQASHAMGTTVA
- a CDS encoding DEAD/DEAH box helicase encodes the protein MPDKDFLNQGLWFQPQSLQPMVNDATWERGLMLYRAKKVVALDIEPVRLHWQLLGEVQGTQRLPYEVSVEMALMPDGEVDFWESDCNCPVGSQCKHGVALMLEAADQGLKLLEESGIASVVSDLLTPPNAEQLEVARAAAQARAQEAAREQAEAQLLRWLQALDNASGQPQPSPTKGAARERADQFLYLLSIIGTHGPAPQLVMEAVISYTKLTGGWAKPRTIKTPPYKGQPVYDQALDADRQVLQLMRAMPDSSRFTYAFSSSATPNGQAGLLGLQQAASTGRLFLDDGDSCPGEPIQWGPPQPLNWHWQEVPGPIGTEAGWVLKAKLNHPSAKLCLNHPPLYLDAAHGLVGQATAEGLSAAQLDVLVKSPPLKLSALEKHQASLIQHLGALPLPPVLEALTTLKGITPTACLHISPAPPDKVPYLGLLQARLRFDYDGHRGWWAGQGHSVLITTPQGRALLERDSEAELDAMAQLFELGLRAREDCLFGIPLEGQQQDWLQWADNGFDVLIEAGFRVTMEDALKGWITHADNIAVKLEPEAEEEETSPWFELSLGMEIGGQRHNILPLLPSLIAAAASSPLDPVTGLPTIPPYVYLPSPVSDGFVRLPTDGLKPWMAALLDLVGERGHDFNAESLKLSRLDALRTGAALGEGAQWEGAQSLSAMVQQLSGREELPHVPPPANLQASLRPYQQQGLNWLQFLSAHGLGGILADDMGLGKTLQTLAHIQVEKNAGRLTHPALIVAPVSLMGNWRKEAERFCPELRCVVLHGKDRHEAATGMGEYDLVIAPYSLLQRDRDRWLEAKWHLVVLDEAQNIKNASTNAAQVVGQLQTRHRLCLSGTPMENHLGEIWSLFHFLMPGFLSSQGRFNELFRYPIERQGDPERLMQLRARITPFMLRRTKALVAKDLPPKVETIMRVELAGQQADLYETIRLGMEKTVREALNSKGLAKSHITILDALLKLRQVCCSPKLLKLEAAQKVTASAKLEQLMEMLPEMLAEGRKILLFSQFTSMLTLIEAELKKRDIKWVKLTGQSQERDGLIEQFTSGQVPLFLISLKAGGVGLNLPQADTVIHFDPWWNPAAEAQATDRAHRIGQTQSLWVVKLVAQGTIEERILALQERKAALGESIYSGSTGRKQPLFTEGDLAELLNPLSNS
- a CDS encoding YeiH family protein, whose translation is MTTLTPPAAIAFAKTLIPGLLVTALVAMAAAFLGSHYKGSMLLFALLLGLALHFISEDKRCAAGIQFASSTVLRLGVALLGLRLTIDHVVALGWQTVVALMVAVTLTIALGLLLARLFKVESSLGVLIGGATAICGASAALAISSVLPKTPHLERDTTLTVVGVTTLSTAAMVVYPLITQWLGFDAVMAGQFIGATIHDVAQVVGAGYSLSPQAGDAATITKLMRVAFLMPVLVVISLVVRKRLADAGSAVKTPLLPWFTVAFVVLMLVNSTGWVPSAVQSGASNVSQAFLVLAIAGVGLKTSLKDVTQLGWRPVAMIFLVTLGLAFLTGGYLMATH
- a CDS encoding D-cysteine desulfhydrase: MKLTNFPRVHITHGPTPLEFMPRMTEALGGPNLYIKRDDCTGLGSGGNKTRKLEFLMADAVKHGADTIITQGATQSNHARQTVAIAAKMGMKCEILLEDRTGSKVENYKQSGNVFLDHLYGANVQELPGGTDMNAAMAKLADELRAKGQKPYIIPGGGSNPIGALGYVVCALEMVNQFNTQDLRIDCITHATGSAGTQAGLVVGLEGTRSQIPVLGIGVRAPKEAQETSVYNLAVKTAELLGVPGSVSRESVMANCDYVGGGYGVPTPGMVEAVTMMARLEGILLDPVYSGKGMAGLIDLCRKGHFKKGQNVVFLHTGGSVALYGYMDAFSGLKPL